ATGTTCAGGACGAGCGACGGGGCCCCACCGTGAAGCGGTCCGGACAGCGCCCCCGCCGCGCCGGCCACCGCCGACCCGACATCCGCCCCGGTGGAGGAGATGACGCGTCCGGTGAACGTCGACGCGTTCATGCCGTGCTCGGCGGTCAGGATGAGGTACCGGTCCGTCGCGAGCACCTGCTCGTTCGTGGGCTTCTCGCCGTGCATCATCCACAGGTAGTTGGCGGCGTGGGAGAGGTTGGGGTCGGGTTCGATCGGGTCCTCGCCCTGCTCGAGGCGGTGGAGCGCGGCCACGAGCGTGGGCACGATGGCGCCCAGCCGCAGGCAGGACTCCTCGGCCTTGGCGGGGTCGTCGTCGAGCCATGGCTGCAGCATCCACGCCGCGCCGGCGGCCGAGATAGCCGCCTGCAGCGTGCTCATGAAGGTCCCTCCCGAGCGGGCGAGATCCCGCAGGGTCTGCGTGTCCAGGGGAGCGGCGCGCAGCTCGGCGGTCCGCCGCGCGAACGAGTCGTCGGTCGGGAGGTCGCCGTAGAGCAGGAGGTGCCATACGTCGGTGAACGACTTCGACTTGGCCAGCTCCACCGCGTCGTACCCGCGATATATGAGGCGCCCGGCCTGTCCGTCGATGTAGGAGAGCTCCGTCTCGGCGACCGTGATGTTCTCCAGGCCCTTGCCGGTGCCGGGCGACCACGGGTCGACCTTGCGCAGCTTGGCCACGCCTATCAGCTGACGGAGGGACACGATCCCCACGAGGGCGCCCCCCTCGTCGACGACCGGGATGTGGCGGAAGCTGCGCTCGAACATCTGGTCGAGGGCGTGGGTGATGTCGTCGGTCGGCTGCATCGTGACGGGGGTCGAGGTCATCCAGCCGTCCACGCGCTCGTCGGTGGGGTGGGCCCCCGACCCGGTCGCGCGCACGAGGTCGCGCTCGGTGAGGATCCCCACG
This genomic stretch from Actinomycetota bacterium harbors:
- a CDS encoding citrate synthase produces the protein MADLRLGEVMTPDPLTTAPGTTLAEAASAMRERKVGSIVVVDGSEVVGILTERDLVRATGSGAHPTDERVDGWMTSTPVTMQPTDDITHALDQMFERSFRHIPVVDEGGALVGIVSLRQLIGVAKLRKVDPWSPGTGKGLENITVAETELSYIDGQAGRLIYRGYDAVELAKSKSFTDVWHLLLYGDLPTDDSFARRTAELRAAPLDTQTLRDLARSGGTFMSTLQAAISAAGAAWMLQPWLDDDPAKAEESCLRLGAIVPTLVAALHRLEQGEDPIEPDPNLSHAANYLWMMHGEKPTNEQVLATDRYLILTAEHGMNASTFTGRVISSTGADVGSAVAGAAGALSGPLHGGAPSLVLNMLDEIGAPERAGEWITNAVQTGKRIMGFGHRVYKAEDPRAACLRETAIELESERVALAKAVEATTLETLRAAKPGRALYTNVEFWSAVVLERAGIPRKLFTPTFAVSRTIGWTAHILEQVRDNRLIRPTADYVGPWDRKV